A stretch of DNA from Dokdonia sp. PRO95:
AATGTTACAGCACTAAGTTCTTATGGATGAAATCACGCTTTCGCGAAAGCGTGATAACTTATAAATCTATCTTAAAAGTTTTCAATAATATTGAAAATGTTGAACGTAAAATGCCGTTTTTGCAATGTCTACCTTTTAGTGTTGAACATAGTTGTGTTTTTTTCTTATAATCATTCTAAATAATAACAATGCTTTCCTTGTATAGTTGCCAAAACAACGTTTGCGCCGTATTTTTGTATAGATTATTCCAAACCAAAAATTAAATGAGCGGATTATTAAAATCTTCGATTGGCCGAAAGGTAGCCATGGCGCTATCAGGTCTTTTTCTAGTTGTCTTTTTAACACAGCACTTTGTAATTAACAGTACAGCGGTTATTGCGCCAGATACATTTAATGCGTGGTCGCATTTTATGGGTACAAACCCATTAGTACAATATGGATTGCAGCCTGTACTTATTTTCGGAGTGGTTTTTCACTTCGTGATGGGTTTTGTGTTAGAATTACAAAACCGAAAAGCACGTCCTGTAGGATATGCACAGTACAAAGGAAGTGCAAATGCACCTTGGACATCTCGTAACATGATCATTTCTGGACTTGTGGTACTTGCGTTCTTAGGACTTCACTTTTATGATTTCTGGATTCCAGAAATGGTACATAAATATGTAGAAACGCATCCAGAAGATCCTACAAGATATTATGCAGAGACTGTTCACAAATTTGAAAGCCCTGTACGTGTAGTACTATACGTGATTTCTTTTGTGTTACTAGCACTTCACTTATGGCACGGATTTGCATCGACATTCCAGTCTGTAGGATTTAATAATAAGTATTCTGCTGGACTTTCAAAGTTTGCTAAAGTTTGGGCAATTACAATACCTGTAGGATTTA
This window harbors:
- a CDS encoding succinate dehydrogenase cytochrome b subunit, translating into MSGLLKSSIGRKVAMALSGLFLVVFLTQHFVINSTAVIAPDTFNAWSHFMGTNPLVQYGLQPVLIFGVVFHFVMGFVLELQNRKARPVGYAQYKGSANAPWTSRNMIISGLVVLAFLGLHFYDFWIPEMVHKYVETHPEDPTRYYAETVHKFESPVRVVLYVISFVLLALHLWHGFASTFQSVGFNNKYSAGLSKFAKVWAITIPVGFIIIAVYLHFNQIPH